The proteins below come from a single Micromonospora citrea genomic window:
- a CDS encoding DivIVA domain-containing protein, whose product MAQVYRGGQPYPAGYPGRLTPHEVRTREFAARRRGVDPVEVREFQARVSDELAMLNETVRLLSQENDRIKRALRDWQTMHARECRLPEEHHRNSGRW is encoded by the coding sequence GTGGCTCAGGTGTATCGAGGCGGCCAGCCCTACCCGGCCGGTTATCCGGGCCGGTTAACGCCGCACGAGGTGCGGACCCGCGAGTTCGCCGCGCGCCGGCGCGGCGTCGACCCGGTGGAGGTACGCGAGTTCCAGGCTCGGGTCTCCGACGAGCTGGCGATGCTCAACGAGACGGTACGGCTGCTCAGCCAGGAGAACGACCGGATCAAGCGGGCGCTGCGCGACTGGCAGACCATGCACGCACGGGAGTGCCGGCTGCCGGAGGAGCACCATCGCAACTCCGGTCGCTGGTGA
- a CDS encoding ADP-ribosylglycohydrolase family protein has translation MIRTAPRLATARGCVLGLMLGDSIGATGGTVPASGPLRATSAGQLACFTVEGLIRAHIRGMHKGLTHPPGVIWYAYNRWAVIQGITGVEPAHGSKPMTGWLAKVPVLRERRGSAPATVAALQGGKAGTLERHGGTSIGAHGLTRALPAGLCTWWQSPGSLGASLAALSHGGSALSAAALGATMIHLIDLGNSVAGAAMRAHHVPHGSWPGTSADALAPALAAAEARPAQAAELTRLAAGGTAHAALLGGVYVAVSFPEREQVRDALLFASSAGAKHATTVAGALLGAAHGPDALPVDWLSRLELAWVADTLARDYVTQVEHSPSGGDYVEATDPHWWGRYLGS, from the coding sequence ATGATCAGGACAGCGCCGCGACTGGCGACCGCTCGGGGCTGCGTGCTCGGGCTGATGCTGGGTGACTCCATCGGCGCGACGGGTGGCACGGTACCGGCGAGCGGGCCGCTGCGCGCGACGAGCGCCGGCCAACTCGCCTGCTTCACCGTCGAGGGTCTGATCCGCGCGCACATACGCGGCATGCACAAGGGGCTGACCCACCCGCCCGGCGTGATCTGGTACGCCTACAACCGTTGGGCGGTGATCCAGGGCATCACCGGCGTGGAGCCGGCACACGGGAGCAAGCCGATGACGGGCTGGCTCGCCAAGGTGCCGGTGCTGCGGGAGCGGCGCGGCTCCGCGCCAGCCACGGTCGCCGCCCTGCAGGGTGGCAAGGCGGGCACGCTGGAGCGCCACGGCGGTACGAGCATCGGCGCGCACGGCCTGACCCGCGCCCTCCCGGCAGGGCTCTGCACCTGGTGGCAGTCGCCCGGCTCGTTGGGTGCCAGCCTCGCAGCCCTCAGCCACGGTGGCTCGGCGTTGTCGGCGGCGGCGCTCGGCGCCACGATGATCCACCTGATCGACCTGGGCAACAGTGTCGCCGGAGCGGCCATGAGGGCTCACCACGTGCCGCACGGCAGTTGGCCCGGGACCAGCGCGGACGCGCTCGCGCCGGCGCTTGCCGCAGCCGAGGCCCGGCCCGCCCAGGCGGCGGAGCTGACCCGCCTCGCCGCTGGCGGCACCGCACACGCCGCGCTGCTCGGCGGCGTCTACGTGGCGGTTTCCTTCCCCGAACGGGAACAGGTGCGGGACGCGCTGCTGTTCGCGTCATCCGCCGGCGCCAAGCACGCGACGACGGTGGCCGGCGCTCTGCTGGGCGCCGCGCACGGCCCGGACGCCCTGCCCGTCGACTGGCTGTCCCGGCTGGAACTGGCCTGGGTCGCCGACACTCTCGCGCGGGACTACGTGACGCAGGTCGAGCACAGCCCGTCCGGTGGTGACTACGTCGAGGCGACCGACCCCCACTGGTGGGGTCGCTACCTCGGCTCCTGA